From the genome of Nicotiana sylvestris chromosome 2, ASM39365v2, whole genome shotgun sequence, one region includes:
- the LOC138886189 gene encoding uncharacterized mitochondrial protein AtMg00810-like, with product MSMMGELTFFLGLQIQQSEEGKFICQTKYTKELIQKFGMNNAKSIGTPMSLSTNLDKDEQGIPVDETKYRGMTGSLLYLTASDIMFSVCDKEDRKSTSGTCQLLGKALISWNSKNKHQLHYLPLKLNTLLLDNIVHNYCGCPIN from the exons atgagcatgatgggagagCTAACATTCTTCCTTGGACTCCAAATTCAACAATCTGAAGAAGGAAAATTTATATGTCAGACCAAATACACAAAGGAACTGATTCAAAAATTTGGCATGAACAATGCAAAATCCATTGGCACACCAATGAGTCTTTCAACAAATCTAGACAAAGATGAACAGGGAATCCCTGTTGATGAAACTAAATATCGTGGAATGACTGGATCATTACTGTATCTGACGGCAAGTGATATTATGTTCAGTGTGT GTGATAAGGAAGATAGAAAAAGCACAAGTGGTACATGTCAATTACTTGGAAAGGCATTGATATCCTGGAACAGTAAAAACAAGCATCAGTTGCATTatctaccactgaagctgaaTACATTGCTATTGGACAATATTGTGCACAATTACTGTGGATGTCCCATCAACTAG